A single genomic interval of Xyrauchen texanus isolate HMW12.3.18 chromosome 48, RBS_HiC_50CHRs, whole genome shotgun sequence harbors:
- the LOC127639734 gene encoding uncharacterized protein LOC127639734 has translation MAVTQTECNLCVHRSAEVNRLLEENVQLRRELDEHRMSDSFFGDNDDKVKYYTGLPNLGTFMALLNFLVPLMSDQKKKVLSPFQMLLITFMRLRLDLPAQHLAHLFRVSPKTVYRTFHEIVSFMYANLSRSIIWPERDTKQKIMPHQFVESFGCRVAVIIDCFEIFTKKPSNLKARAQMFSSYKHNHTKKYLIGITPKGSICFISKGWGGRTSDKHITENSDIVLADRGFDIKESVGMLCAEVKLPAFTRGYCQLAARDVEETRKVAHLRIHVERVIGNICQKYNLLTGTIPINMILPCEGEDITFLDKIVTVCCALTNQCPTVV, from the coding sequence ATGGCTGTGACACAAACAGAATGTAACTTATGTGTGCACAGATCTGCAGAAGTTAACCGCCTGTTGGAAGAAAACGTACAGCTGCGACGTGAACTTGATGAGCACAGGATGTCTGATAGTTTTTTTGGAGACAATGATGATAAAGTTAAGTACTACACAGGACTGCCAAACCTGGGAACCTTTATGGCCTTACTTAATTTTTTGGTGCCTCTCATGTCAGACCAAAAGAAGAAAGTTCTTAGTCCATTTCAAATGCTTCTCATAACCTTTATGCGCCTCAGACTGGATCTGCCTGCACAACATCTAGCCCATCTCTTTCGTGTTTCCCCAAAGACAGTATACAGAACATTTCATGAAATTGTGTCATTTATGTATGCAAACCTGAGCCGTTCCATCATATGGCCAGAAAGAGACACTAAACAAAAAATTATGCCTCACCAATTTGTGGAGTCCTTTGGATGCAGAGTAGCAGTGATCATTGACTGTTTTGAGATTTTCACAAAGAAACCATCAAATCTGAAAGCACGTGCTCAAATGTTTTCCAGCTACAAGCACAATCACACTAAGAAATATTTGATAGGTATTACACCGAAGGGATCTATTTGTTTCATATCAAAAGGGTGGGGTGGCCGTACAAGTGATAAACACATTACAGAAAATAGTGACATTGTATTGGCTGATAGAGGTTTTGATATAAAGGAAAGTGTTGGCATGTTGTGTGCAGAGGTCAAACTCCCAGCCTTTACAAGGGGTTACTGTCAGCTAGCTGCAAGAGATGTGGAGGAGACAAGAAAAGTAGCTCACCTAAGAATCCATGTTGAAAGAGTGATTGGAAATATTTGTCAAAAATATAACCTTTTAACAGGAACCATACCCATCAACATGATCCTCCCATGTGAAGGTGAGGATATCACATTTTTAGATAAGATCGTCACTGTCTGTTGTGCGCTGACAAACCAATGTCCAACTGTAGTGTAG